One genomic segment of Vespa crabro chromosome 3, iyVesCrab1.2, whole genome shotgun sequence includes these proteins:
- the LOC124422497 gene encoding protein indeterminate-domain 13, with product MEETRVSKNRSTYCEMVCPSAEELSVIKNSICCEQCGLLFRNEPRYRLHNLKVHQRKKLGKTIKENVHYHCPVETCVYAPESERYFTTMKYLKQHYLKVHAEKTFACTRCAKSFSTEAAKEGHMRICGIEFSCYCSKTYSTYEALLTHAKRSLHTIDNKYKSSLRRTNSKMARNISLSPTVISTVNKPVNILPSQNNNKGNNSNVNVTEKITVNIGVQTDECKKYRRASSPLKQVTNNNGTSGKRRVSKQTQTIRIQDQKHGGRSMETQTPDTKFIGKEPLKVRKRRKSNSILKKPESSLLKEDTIMEDNFTSSNLFPASPLPLRHDVGLQDFWEEKNNSDTQTIPEKDMFEALHDNVSQTDLETFYSHSSSSLIQCLPKSTVALMTLPYTEDSTVQEYSFSSTNNISRSDPMLTEKTFHDKFSSIETQTEQGYSQTFFDSDALSRTFALSSTIETQTTDNFDNMEQLFYNNTYTQTSDEMISSDLVLTNIQTQTAWTQLDDTTVSAETQTKSLICETGCNISMGACRSWLNAQTSHTETQTDLLSIFEGLQ from the exons ATGGAGGAAACGCGAGTATCCAAGAACCGATCGACGTACTGTGAAATGGTCTGCCCTTCGGCAGAGGAATTAAGTGTTATAAAAAATAGCATATGCTGTGAGCAATGCGGTTTATTATTCCGAAACGAGCCACGATATCGACTGCACAACTTGAAGGtacatcaaagaaaaaaattaggaaAGACCATAAAGGAAAACGTTCATTATCACTGCCCGGTAGAAACTTGTGTTTATGCGCCAGAATCGGAAAGATATTTTACGACAATGAAATATCTGAAGCAG CATTATCTGAAGGTGCATGCAGAGAAGACTTTCGCGTGTACACGTTGTGCTAAAAGTTTTTCGACCGAAGCTGCGAAGGAGGGACACATGAGGATATGTGGTATAGAATTTTCCTGTTATTGCTCGAAAACTTACAGCACTTACGAGGCACTTCTTACCCATGCTAAAAGATCTTTGCATACTATagacaataaatataagagtTCTTTAAG ACGAACCAATTCAAAAATGGCCCgtaatatttctttgtctCCTACTGTCATATCTACGGTAAATAAGCCCGTTAATATTTTACCAAgtcagaataataacaaaggaaATAATTCTAATGTTAATGTAACTGAAAAGATCACTGTTAATATCGGTGTACAAACCGATGAGTGTAAGAAATATAGAAGAGCATCAAGTCCATTGAAACAGGTAACCAATAATAATGGAACCAGTGGAAAGCGAAGAGTATCTAAACAAACGCAAACGATCAGAATACAAGATCAAAAACATGGTGGTAGATCAATGGAGACTCAAACTCCAGATACTAAATTCATTGGAAAGGAACCCCTGAAAGTTAGAAAACGTAGAAAGAGTAATTCAATATTGAAAAAACCAGAATCTTCACTACTCAAAGAAGATACCATTATGGAAGATAATTTCACTTCTTCCAATTTATTTCCTGCTAGTCCTTTGCCATTAAGACATGATGTAGGCTTACAAGACTTttgggaagaaaaaaacaattctgATACACAAACGATACCGGAGAAAGATATGTTTGAAGCATTACATGATAATGTTTCTCAAACAGATTTAGAAACCTTTTACAGTCATAGTAGTAGTTCACTGATACAATGCTTACCTAAGAGCACCGTAGCATTAATGACATTACCTTATACAGAAGATTCCACTGTTCAAGAATATTCGTTTTCctctacaaataatatatcaagGTCAGATCCAATGTTAACTGAAAAAACGTTCCATGACAAATTCAGTAGTATAGAGACTCAAACTGAACAAGGATATTCTCAGACGTTTTTTGACTCTGACGCTTTATCTAGAACTTTTGCTTTGAGTTCTACCATTGAAACTCAAACAAcagataattttgataatatggAACAATTGTTCTATAACAATACTTACACTCAAACTTCTGATGAAATGATATCATCCGATCTAGTATTAACTAATATTCAAACACAAACTGCTTGGACGCAATTGGACGATACAACGGTTTCTGCTGAAACTCAAACTAAGTCGCTAATTTGTGAAACAGGTTGCAACATCTCAATGGGTGCTTGTCGTTCATGGCTAAATGCGCAAACAAGTCATACTGAAACGCAAACTGATTTACTTAGCATATTTGAAGGACTTCagtaa